A window from Candidatus Thiodiazotropha endoloripes encodes these proteins:
- a CDS encoding protein phosphatase CheZ translates to MGQNQDNQQRLETARALVASLESGDHKESERLIASLTTPASNDQLFLEVGRLTRELHDAINGFLLDAKISDMTTVEIPDAKERLTYVITMTEQSADRTLTAVEKSMPLIEGIEKQSTELSEQWERLRSRMLDKEEFVDLSRDLSQYLLKSKEDAAELHKNLSDVLMAQDFQDLTGQIIRKVITLVHDVEEKLVMLVRITGNKLEDDSGKKEKEELAGPAIPGLDQGDQVTSQDDVDDLLSSLGF, encoded by the coding sequence ATGGGGCAAAATCAGGATAACCAGCAGCGGTTAGAGACGGCAAGAGCATTGGTAGCCAGCTTGGAATCGGGCGATCACAAAGAGTCTGAGAGACTGATTGCATCTTTAACAACCCCCGCAAGTAACGATCAGTTGTTCCTCGAAGTCGGTCGTTTGACCCGTGAACTGCATGATGCAATCAACGGTTTTTTACTTGATGCCAAAATCAGTGACATGACCACTGTGGAAATACCGGATGCCAAGGAGCGGTTGACCTATGTCATAACCATGACCGAGCAGTCAGCGGATCGTACCCTCACGGCAGTGGAGAAGAGCATGCCGTTGATCGAGGGAATCGAAAAACAGTCCACTGAGCTTTCGGAGCAGTGGGAGCGACTGCGTTCCCGCATGTTGGATAAAGAAGAATTCGTGGATCTGAGTCGCGACCTGTCTCAGTATCTGCTCAAGTCAAAGGAGGATGCGGCAGAGTTGCACAAAAACCTGTCCGATGTGCTGATGGCACAGGATTTTCAGGACCTTACCGGTCAGATTATCCGCAAGGTAATCACCCTGGTACATGATGTGGAAGAGAAGTTGGTCATGTTGGTCCGCATTACCGGCAACAAGCTTGAAGACGATTCTGGCAAGAAAGAGAAGGAAGAATTGGCTGGCCCGGCAATTCCTGGACTCGATCAAGGCGATCAGGTGACCAGTCAGGATGACGTGGATGACCTGCTCTCAAGTCTTGGATTTTAG
- the cheY gene encoding chemotaxis response regulator CheY has product MDKNMKILIVDDFSTMRRIIKNLLRDLGFNNTQEADDGLTALPMLQSGNFDFLVSDWNMPGMTGIDLLKAVRADEKLAGLPVLMVTAESKREQIIEAAQAGVNGYVVKPFTATTLEEKINKIFERVG; this is encoded by the coding sequence TTGGATAAAAACATGAAGATCCTGATTGTGGACGATTTCTCCACCATGAGGCGTATTATCAAAAACTTGCTACGTGATCTGGGTTTCAACAATACCCAGGAAGCAGATGACGGTCTGACGGCGCTGCCGATGCTGCAGAGCGGTAATTTCGATTTTCTGGTCTCCGACTGGAATATGCCCGGTATGACCGGTATCGATCTGTTGAAAGCCGTGCGGGCAGACGAAAAGCTTGCCGGTCTGCCGGTTTTAATGGTCACTGCCGAATCAAAACGTGAGCAGATCATCGAAGCGGCTCAAGCCGGCGTCAACGGTTACGTCGTCAAACCCTTCACCGCTACGACCCTGGAAGAGAAGATCAACAAGATCTTTGAACGTGTGGGTTGA
- a CDS encoding RNA polymerase sigma factor FliA produces the protein MNGLATYTAVQKQQSYNDLVDQHAGLVKRIAYHLMNRLPPNVQSDDLIQAGMLGLLEASKNYDPTQGASFETYAGIRIRGAMLDEIRRSDWTPRSVHRKARMVAEAMREIENNEGRDARDVEVAKALDMSLEDYHQILQDSTGCRIFSLDELTAVSDGFPATREGPMDSPFDGLQKDAFKKALAEAIASLPERERLVIAMYYDDEMNLREIGHVLGVSESRVCQIHSQATLRLRSRLTDWLSLVRDEE, from the coding sequence GTGAACGGTTTAGCGACATACACCGCCGTGCAAAAACAGCAAAGCTACAATGATCTGGTTGATCAGCATGCAGGACTGGTGAAGAGGATTGCTTATCATCTGATGAATCGGCTACCACCCAATGTGCAGTCTGATGATCTGATACAGGCCGGCATGTTGGGCCTGCTTGAGGCGAGTAAGAATTATGATCCCACTCAGGGTGCCAGCTTCGAAACCTATGCGGGTATCCGCATTCGTGGCGCCATGCTGGATGAGATCAGACGCAGCGACTGGACACCACGATCCGTGCATCGAAAGGCACGCATGGTGGCGGAAGCGATGCGTGAGATCGAAAACAACGAAGGCCGGGATGCCCGGGATGTTGAAGTGGCGAAAGCGCTGGATATGAGTCTGGAGGATTATCACCAGATTCTCCAGGATTCGACCGGCTGCCGGATCTTCAGTTTGGATGAACTGACCGCTGTCAGTGACGGTTTTCCGGCTACCCGGGAAGGCCCGATGGACAGTCCGTTCGATGGCTTGCAGAAGGATGCGTTCAAGAAGGCGCTTGCGGAGGCGATTGCAAGCCTGCCGGAGCGGGAGCGATTGGTAATCGCGATGTATTACGATGATGAAATGAACCTTCGTGAAATCGGCCATGTGCTGGGTGTCAGTGAATCCAGAGTCTGTCAGATACACAGTCAGGCAACTCTGCGTCTCCGTTCACGTTTGACGGACTGGCTCTCACTGGTACGTGACGAAGAGTAG